One Halocalculus aciditolerans DNA segment encodes these proteins:
- a CDS encoding alpha/beta hydrolase yields MAELDSELAAVVADIEAAGVPEWHALSVECARRVEDDVFTPEETDPEVAFTRTLAFETEASRPDDAAALEDDVSVRLYRDTAETPVPVLVFYHGGGWTLGTLDSIDGVCRRLAARTGCLVASVDYRLAPEHPFPTPLDDAYAALEWVAENADAFGGDGSRLAVAGTSAGGNLAAAVARRSAREDGPTVDRQLLLYPMVSTDLDRASYVENADGPLLTRADVAWFWEQYLRSPVDAANPYADLLAAPDYAGLPPATVVTAGADPLRDEGIAYADALVDAGVDVTHRHYPEMAHGFLSLTDDVTIADDALDAVAVDVAATWE; encoded by the coding sequence ATGGCCGAACTCGACTCCGAACTCGCCGCGGTCGTCGCGGACATCGAAGCCGCGGGCGTCCCCGAGTGGCACGCGCTCTCCGTGGAGTGCGCGCGGCGCGTCGAAGACGACGTCTTCACGCCCGAGGAGACCGACCCCGAGGTCGCGTTCACGCGCACGCTCGCCTTCGAAACCGAGGCGAGCCGCCCGGATGACGCGGCAGCCCTCGAAGACGACGTGTCCGTTCGCCTCTACCGCGACACGGCGGAGACGCCGGTCCCCGTCCTCGTCTTCTACCACGGGGGCGGGTGGACGCTCGGCACGCTCGACTCAATCGACGGCGTCTGCCGCCGACTCGCCGCGCGGACGGGGTGTCTCGTCGCGTCCGTCGACTACCGACTCGCGCCCGAACACCCGTTCCCGACGCCGCTCGACGACGCGTACGCGGCGCTGGAGTGGGTCGCCGAGAACGCCGACGCCTTCGGCGGGGACGGCTCGCGGCTCGCGGTCGCGGGGACGAGCGCCGGCGGGAACCTCGCCGCCGCCGTCGCCCGCCGGAGCGCCCGCGAGGATGGCCCGACCGTCGACAGACAGCTCCTCCTCTACCCGATGGTGTCGACCGACCTCGACCGCGCGTCCTACGTCGAGAACGCGGACGGCCCGCTCCTCACCCGCGCCGACGTCGCGTGGTTCTGGGAGCAGTACCTCCGAAGCCCGGTGGACGCCGCCAACCCCTACGCGGACCTGCTCGCCGCGCCCGACTACGCGGGGCTGCCGCCCGCGACCGTCGTCACGGCGGGCGCGGACCCGCTCCGCGACGAAGGCATCGCGTACGCCGACGCCCTCGTCGACGCCGGCGTGGACGTCACGCACCGCCACTATCCGGAGATGGCGCACGGCTTCCTCAGCCTCACCGACGACGTCACCATCGCCGACGACGCTCTCGACGCCGTCGCCGTCGACGTCGCCGCGACCTGGGAGTGA
- a CDS encoding methyltransferase family protein, giving the protein MTLPAFRPPTQFAFYAAYALYALPEIADAVRRDDGLGPDLDARSKHGIYAAVAASVAVGFALGPRAPAWATFGALAVPLFAVGLACVVCGVALRWYSVAILGDAFSRVVTVRDGQGVVDDGPYGVVRHPTYAGGLLALVGFGLAFGTWPALLVAVAAGGLAYGYRIRVEERALRAELDGYADYCERVPDRLVPGVY; this is encoded by the coding sequence GTGACCCTCCCCGCCTTCCGTCCGCCGACGCAGTTCGCCTTCTACGCCGCGTACGCGCTCTACGCGCTTCCGGAAATCGCCGACGCCGTACGTCGCGACGACGGTCTCGGGCCGGACCTCGACGCGCGCTCGAAGCACGGCATCTACGCCGCCGTCGCCGCGTCCGTCGCAGTCGGATTCGCGCTCGGGCCGCGCGCGCCGGCGTGGGCGACGTTCGGCGCGCTCGCCGTCCCGCTCTTCGCGGTCGGTCTCGCCTGCGTGGTCTGCGGGGTCGCGCTCCGCTGGTACAGCGTCGCGATTCTCGGCGACGCCTTCTCGCGGGTCGTGACCGTCCGGGACGGGCAGGGAGTCGTCGACGACGGTCCGTACGGCGTCGTCCGCCACCCGACCTACGCGGGCGGGCTGCTCGCGCTCGTCGGCTTCGGGCTCGCGTTCGGGACGTGGCCCGCGCTCCTCGTCGCCGTCGCCGCCGGCGGCCTCGCCTACGGCTACCGAATCCGCGTCGAAGAGCGCGCGCTCCGCGCGGAACTCGACGGCTACGCCGACTACTGCGAGCGCGTCCCCGACCGCCTCGTCCCCGGCGTCTATTAG
- the kynU gene encoding kynureninase, giving the protein MADDSDGNANGDAGDPNLDLADARDRDAERALAGVAREFTTPPDTYYVDGNSLGPLSDGAAAGIERVVEEWRTLGIDGWTAGEPPWVEFGERIGDRLAPLLGAQGREVVAANSTTVNIHALVGTFLDACDADEPTVLVDELNFPTDRYAVVGQLEARGLDPADCLKVVASPDQRIVGENDIEAAIDVEDPDLVFLPSVLYKSGQRLDVERITSYAKDAGAYVGWDLAHSVGIVPHHLDEHGVDFAVWCGYKYLNGGPGTLAGLYVNERHFDLSPALPGWWGNDPDTRFDLEPVHDPAPGAARHQIGTVPVLSAASLHGALSVYDDVEMRDVRADSLALTDYLVDLVDAYFEDVTVGTPREHSRRGGHVALEHPDADRVSQALKDRGVVVDYRPPNVIRVCPNPFYVTHEDVWHVAAELHDILDSDAHEAYTARSGGVT; this is encoded by the coding sequence ATGGCCGACGACTCCGACGGGAACGCGAACGGCGACGCGGGCGACCCGAACCTCGACCTCGCCGACGCGCGCGACCGCGACGCGGAGCGCGCGCTCGCCGGCGTCGCGCGAGAGTTCACGACGCCGCCGGACACCTACTACGTGGACGGGAACAGCCTCGGGCCGCTCTCGGACGGCGCGGCGGCGGGCATCGAGCGCGTGGTCGAGGAGTGGCGGACGCTCGGCATCGACGGGTGGACGGCGGGCGAGCCGCCGTGGGTCGAGTTCGGCGAGCGCATCGGCGACCGGCTCGCCCCGCTCCTCGGCGCGCAGGGGCGCGAAGTCGTCGCCGCGAACTCGACGACGGTGAACATCCACGCGCTCGTCGGTACCTTCCTCGACGCCTGCGACGCCGACGAACCCACGGTGCTCGTGGACGAACTGAACTTCCCGACCGACCGGTACGCCGTCGTCGGCCAGCTCGAAGCCCGCGGCCTCGACCCCGCGGACTGCCTGAAGGTCGTCGCCTCGCCCGACCAGCGCATCGTCGGCGAGAACGACATCGAGGCCGCCATCGACGTCGAAGACCCCGACCTCGTCTTCCTCCCCAGCGTGCTCTACAAGAGCGGCCAGCGCCTCGACGTCGAGCGCATCACGAGCTACGCGAAGGACGCCGGCGCGTACGTCGGCTGGGACCTCGCGCACTCCGTCGGCATCGTCCCCCACCACCTCGACGAGCACGGCGTCGACTTCGCCGTCTGGTGCGGCTACAAGTACCTCAACGGCGGCCCCGGCACGCTCGCGGGCCTCTACGTGAACGAACGCCACTTCGACCTCTCTCCCGCTCTGCCGGGCTGGTGGGGGAACGACCCCGACACGCGCTTCGACCTCGAACCGGTCCACGACCCCGCGCCGGGCGCGGCCCGCCACCAGATCGGCACCGTCCCCGTCCTCTCCGCCGCGTCGCTCCACGGCGCGCTCTCGGTCTACGACGACGTGGAGATGCGGGACGTCCGCGCGGACTCGCTCGCGCTCACGGACTACCTCGTCGACCTCGTGGACGCCTACTTCGAGGACGTGACGGTCGGCACGCCCCGCGAGCACTCGCGGCGCGGCGGCCACGTCGCCCTCGAACACCCCGACGCCGACCGCGTGAGTCAGGCGTTGAAGGACCGCGGCGTCGTCGTCGACTACCGCCCGCCGAACGTGATTCGCGTCTGCCCCAACCCGTTCTACGTCACGCACGAGGACGTCTGGCACGTCGCCGCAGAACTCCACGACATCCTCGACTCGGACGCCCACGAGGCGTACACGGCGCGGTCGGGCGGCGTCACGTAG
- a CDS encoding PAS domain-containing sensor histidine kinase, with product MDCAQHCALLDEAQDKIVVLDDTGTYQYVNGAVRRILGYDPDDLVGDATFDYIHPRDRERVRTAFFATADGSVEPAGIEYRHRTADGGWRWLESRMADHSNSEIGGYVVSSRDITERKEAEFARRETETRLEEIAANTSEVLWMFTADWGEVLFLNDAFESLYGLSPSALDDDPEAFLDAVHPDDRERVRTAMARLSAGETVDIEYRVNEAQDYSRWVWVRGVPVVEHGDVARVTGFSRDITDRRRRERQLQVMDRLLRHNLRNELNVVIGRAELAAENGSPDVREHTTAIERICRSILATAEKERDIVNLLSQAGTRVTFDLVDTVHAAVASVEQEYPNANVAVCAPEEALVVGVAGFDLAAVEFIENAAAHATGAEPSVDVSVRIEEQMAALTVADRGPPIPSEDIDVLLGDREADALSHGSGLGFWLVRWAVELSDGSVSLDRTESGNEITVRLPVPST from the coding sequence ATGGATTGCGCCCAGCACTGCGCCCTCCTCGACGAGGCGCAGGACAAAATCGTCGTTCTCGACGATACCGGGACCTACCAGTACGTCAACGGTGCGGTCCGACGCATCCTGGGCTACGACCCCGACGACCTCGTCGGCGACGCCACCTTCGACTACATCCACCCCCGAGACCGCGAGCGCGTCCGAACGGCGTTCTTCGCCACCGCCGACGGTAGCGTGGAACCCGCCGGCATCGAGTACCGCCACCGGACGGCCGACGGCGGGTGGCGCTGGCTGGAGAGCCGGATGGCCGACCACTCGAACTCCGAAATCGGCGGGTACGTCGTCAGCTCGCGCGACATCACGGAACGGAAGGAAGCGGAGTTCGCGCGTCGCGAGACCGAGACCCGGCTGGAGGAAATCGCCGCGAACACGTCCGAGGTCCTCTGGATGTTCACCGCCGACTGGGGCGAGGTCCTGTTCCTGAACGACGCGTTCGAATCGCTCTACGGGCTGTCGCCGTCGGCGCTCGATGACGACCCGGAGGCGTTCCTCGACGCCGTCCACCCGGACGACCGCGAGCGCGTCCGCACCGCGATGGCGCGCCTCTCCGCGGGCGAGACGGTGGACATCGAGTACCGCGTGAACGAGGCCCAAGACTACTCCCGGTGGGTGTGGGTGCGCGGCGTGCCGGTCGTCGAGCACGGCGACGTCGCGCGCGTCACCGGATTCTCGCGCGACATCACGGACCGGCGGCGGCGCGAGCGCCAGCTCCAAGTGATGGATCGCCTCCTCCGGCACAACCTCCGGAACGAACTCAACGTCGTCATCGGGCGCGCGGAGCTCGCCGCCGAGAACGGGTCGCCCGACGTCCGCGAGCACACCACCGCCATCGAGCGCATCTGCCGGAGCATCCTCGCGACCGCGGAGAAAGAACGCGACATCGTCAACCTCCTCTCGCAGGCGGGGACGCGAGTGACCTTCGACCTCGTGGACACCGTGCACGCGGCGGTCGCGTCAGTCGAACAGGAGTACCCGAACGCGAACGTCGCCGTGTGCGCGCCCGAGGAGGCGCTCGTCGTCGGCGTCGCGGGGTTCGACCTCGCCGCGGTCGAGTTCATCGAGAACGCGGCCGCACACGCCACCGGGGCCGAGCCCTCCGTCGACGTCTCGGTTCGCATCGAGGAACAGATGGCCGCGTTGACGGTCGCCGACCGCGGGCCGCCGATCCCCTCCGAGGATATCGATGTCCTGCTCGGGGACCGCGAGGCGGACGCGCTCTCCCACGGGAGCGGCCTCGGGTTCTGGCTCGTGCGCTGGGCCGTCGAACTCTCCGACGGCAGCGTCTCGCTCGACAGAACGGAGTCAGGAAACGAGATCACCGTGCGGCTCCCGGTGCCGTCGACGTGA
- the dgoD gene encoding galactonate dehydratase, whose product MEIVDYDLYRVPPRWLFLRVETSDGTVGWGEPVVEGRAHTVEAAVEELMEGYLLGEDPLPVADHWQTMYRGGFYRGGPVLMSAIAGVDQALWDIRGKHFDAPVYELLGGPVRERMRVYQWIGGDRPDGVADAAREKVDAGFTALKMNATPELRRIDNPAAVEAAVERVRAVREAVGDEVDIGVDFHGRVSKPMAKRLAAALEPHEPFFLEEPVLPEHNDALPEIASRTSTPIATGERMYSRTDFKRVFEQGSVDLIQPDLSHAGGITEVKKIADMAEAYDVAMAPHCPLGPIALASCLQVDAVAPNALIQEQSLDIHYNETADVLDYLADPSVFDYEDGFVALPEGPGLGIDVDESVVEERAAARDEDWHNPVWRHDDGSVAEW is encoded by the coding sequence ATGGAGATAGTCGACTACGACCTCTACCGGGTGCCGCCGCGCTGGCTCTTCCTCCGCGTCGAGACGAGCGACGGCACGGTCGGCTGGGGCGAGCCCGTCGTCGAGGGGCGCGCGCACACCGTCGAGGCCGCCGTCGAGGAGCTCATGGAGGGCTACTTGCTCGGCGAGGACCCGCTCCCGGTCGCGGACCACTGGCAGACGATGTACCGCGGCGGGTTCTACCGCGGCGGTCCCGTGCTCATGTCCGCCATCGCGGGCGTCGACCAGGCGCTCTGGGACATCCGGGGCAAGCACTTCGACGCGCCGGTCTACGAGCTCCTCGGCGGCCCGGTCCGCGAGCGAATGCGCGTCTACCAGTGGATCGGCGGCGACCGCCCGGACGGGGTCGCGGACGCGGCGCGAGAGAAGGTGGACGCCGGATTCACGGCGCTGAAGATGAACGCGACGCCCGAGCTGCGCCGTATCGACAACCCTGCCGCGGTCGAGGCCGCCGTCGAGCGCGTGCGCGCGGTCCGCGAGGCCGTCGGCGACGAAGTCGACATCGGCGTGGACTTCCACGGCCGCGTGTCGAAGCCGATGGCGAAGCGCCTCGCCGCGGCGCTCGAACCCCACGAGCCCTTCTTCTTAGAGGAGCCGGTGCTCCCCGAGCACAACGACGCGCTCCCCGAAATCGCGTCCCGGACGAGCACGCCTATCGCGACGGGCGAGCGGATGTACTCGCGCACGGACTTCAAGCGGGTCTTCGAGCAGGGCTCCGTGGACCTGATTCAGCCCGACCTCTCGCACGCCGGGGGCATCACCGAGGTGAAGAAAATCGCGGACATGGCGGAGGCCTACGACGTGGCGATGGCCCCGCACTGCCCGCTCGGCCCCATCGCGTTGGCCTCCTGCCTCCAGGTGGACGCCGTCGCGCCGAACGCGCTCATTCAGGAGCAGAGCCTCGACATCCACTACAACGAGACCGCGGATGTCCTCGACTACCTCGCCGACCCCTCCGTCTTCGACTACGAGGACGGGTTCGTCGCGCTCCCCGAGGGCCCGGGCCTCGGCATCGACGTCGACGAATCCGTCGTCGAGGAGCGCGCCGCGGCCCGCGACGAGGACTGGCACAACCCTGTCTGGCGGCACGACGACGGCAGCGTCGCCGAGTGGTAG
- a CDS encoding twin-arginine translocation signal domain-containing protein has product MPSDAAGGGGASSGRLSRRGFLGGASAAVAAATTGCSGVPHESARRVVRRSFSWDIDGEEVTVAFTIPDAGGDVKRTVPAAFEAAQRGDVVGRVARTLATVAPAATTDATAAVRAAQSLAVSVPFETDAASSGRAEYVRYAAETLADAVGDCEDKAILLAGVLSRAPFAVDPVLFFLPGHAAVGVPRSAVDVDAADPRVVSVRGREYVYVESVAASPLGEVTREYRDGPVMAAYDGQWAVVDAAAFVGQARRAFDDGHVAAVGQYL; this is encoded by the coding sequence ATGCCGTCAGACGCGGCCGGCGGCGGTGGAGCATCGAGCGGTCGACTGTCCCGACGCGGGTTCCTCGGCGGGGCGTCCGCGGCGGTAGCGGCGGCGACGACGGGCTGTTCGGGCGTGCCGCACGAGTCGGCGCGCCGCGTCGTCCGCCGGTCGTTCTCGTGGGACATCGACGGGGAAGAAGTCACGGTCGCGTTCACGATTCCGGACGCGGGAGGCGACGTGAAGCGGACGGTGCCGGCGGCGTTCGAGGCGGCACAGCGCGGGGACGTGGTCGGGCGCGTGGCGCGCACGCTCGCGACGGTCGCGCCGGCGGCGACGACGGACGCGACGGCGGCGGTGCGGGCGGCGCAGTCGCTCGCGGTGTCCGTGCCGTTCGAGACGGACGCGGCGTCGTCGGGGCGCGCGGAGTACGTGCGGTACGCGGCAGAGACGCTCGCGGACGCGGTCGGGGACTGCGAGGACAAGGCCATCCTCCTCGCGGGCGTGCTGTCGCGAGCGCCGTTCGCCGTCGACCCGGTGCTCTTCTTCCTGCCGGGGCACGCGGCGGTCGGGGTGCCGCGGTCGGCGGTCGACGTCGACGCCGCGGACCCGCGCGTCGTGTCGGTTCGCGGGCGCGAGTACGTCTACGTCGAGTCCGTGGCCGCGTCCCCGCTGGGCGAGGTCACGAGAGAGTACCGGGACGGGCCGGTGATGGCCGCCTACGACGGCCAGTGGGCGGTCGTGGACGCCGCGGCGTTCGTCGGGCAGGCGCGGCGCGCGTTCGACGACGGCCACGTCGCGGCCGTCGGCCAGTACCTCTGA
- a CDS encoding PrkA family serine protein kinase, with amino-acid sequence MTGDTTTLDALTERYRESTPTDLRQHHDVAWYLDTVYADPRVARNAHQRLADMFDYYGSAYDDDRGLVEYHLASEDPLGDGENTFYGRDVHAAIHEFVNKVKSGSRGLGPEKRILLLLGPVGSGKSAFDAQVRRYFEDYTHRDDGRMYTFRWTNLCDVIPDQDPADDVVRSPMNQDPLVLLPVEQRDDVVDDLNERLDAPYTIRNDQSLDPASAFYMDALLERYDDDLKAVLDEHVEVIRLVADENNRECIETFEPKDKKNQDETELTGDVDYSKIAVYGESDPRAFDYSGAFCNANRGIFSGEELLKLQREFLYDFLHATQEQTIKPKNNPRIDIDQVIVGRTNMPEYRDKRADETMEAFNDRTKRIDFPYVLEYEQEAEVYAKLLRNADVPDVHVEPHTLTMAGLFGVLTRITEPDNDAVDVVQKAKAYNGDIGEEDVDVRKLREEGAAAADIGEGLEGVSPRFVGDEIADAIVESMHRERSYLSPLAVFRHVDENLDHHGSIAEEKLDTYHRFLELVRDEYRERAIEDVRHALAYDVEEIQHQGEKYMDHVMAYIDDGTIPDEVTGQEREPDETFLRAVEEQLSVPEDRKDDFRQEVSNWVSRRAREGDTFHPQDNDRLRRALERKLWADKKHNINFSALVSANDLGEERSGWVDALTDRGYSTDGALEVLEFAGAEVAKAELTDDE; translated from the coding sequence ATGACAGGCGACACGACCACCCTCGACGCGCTCACCGAGCGCTACCGGGAATCGACTCCCACCGACCTCCGCCAGCACCACGACGTGGCGTGGTACCTCGACACCGTGTACGCGGACCCCCGCGTGGCGCGCAACGCCCACCAGCGCCTCGCCGACATGTTCGACTACTACGGCTCCGCCTACGACGACGACCGCGGACTCGTCGAGTACCACCTCGCCTCAGAGGACCCGCTCGGCGACGGCGAGAACACCTTCTACGGCCGCGACGTCCACGCCGCCATCCACGAGTTCGTCAACAAGGTCAAGAGCGGCTCGCGCGGCCTCGGCCCCGAGAAACGCATTCTCCTCCTCTTGGGCCCCGTCGGCTCCGGGAAATCCGCCTTCGACGCCCAAGTCCGCCGATACTTCGAGGACTACACCCACCGCGACGACGGCCGGATGTACACTTTCCGCTGGACGAACCTCTGCGACGTTATCCCCGACCAAGACCCCGCCGACGACGTCGTGCGCTCCCCGATGAATCAGGACCCGCTCGTCCTCCTCCCCGTCGAACAGCGCGACGACGTCGTCGACGACCTCAACGAGCGCCTCGACGCACCCTACACGATTCGGAACGACCAGTCGCTCGACCCGGCGAGCGCCTTCTACATGGACGCGCTCCTCGAACGCTACGACGACGACCTCAAGGCCGTCCTCGACGAGCACGTCGAAGTCATCAGGCTCGTCGCCGACGAGAACAACCGCGAGTGCATCGAGACGTTCGAGCCGAAGGACAAGAAGAACCAGGACGAGACGGAACTCACAGGAGACGTCGACTACTCGAAGATCGCCGTCTACGGCGAGAGCGACCCGCGCGCGTTCGACTACTCGGGCGCGTTCTGTAACGCCAACCGCGGCATCTTCAGCGGCGAAGAGCTCCTCAAGCTCCAGCGCGAGTTCCTCTACGACTTCCTGCACGCGACGCAGGAGCAGACGATCAAGCCGAAGAACAACCCGCGAATCGACATCGACCAGGTCATCGTCGGCCGGACGAACATGCCGGAGTACCGCGATAAGCGCGCGGACGAGACGATGGAGGCGTTCAACGACCGGACGAAGCGCATCGACTTCCCGTACGTCCTCGAATACGAACAGGAAGCCGAGGTCTACGCGAAGCTCCTGCGGAACGCCGACGTCCCCGACGTCCACGTCGAGCCGCACACGCTCACGATGGCCGGCCTCTTCGGCGTCCTCACGCGCATCACCGAACCCGACAACGACGCCGTCGACGTCGTCCAGAAAGCGAAGGCGTACAACGGCGACATCGGCGAGGAGGACGTCGACGTCCGAAAGCTCCGCGAGGAGGGCGCGGCCGCCGCCGACATCGGCGAGGGCTTAGAGGGCGTCAGCCCGCGGTTCGTCGGCGACGAAATCGCGGACGCCATCGTCGAATCGATGCACCGCGAGAGATCCTACCTCAGTCCCCTCGCGGTCTTCCGACACGTCGACGAGAACCTCGACCACCACGGCTCCATCGCCGAGGAGAAACTCGACACCTACCACCGCTTCCTCGAACTCGTGCGCGACGAGTACCGCGAGCGCGCCATCGAGGACGTCCGGCACGCGCTCGCCTACGACGTCGAGGAGATCCAGCACCAGGGCGAGAAGTACATGGACCACGTGATGGCGTACATCGACGACGGCACCATCCCGGACGAGGTGACGGGTCAGGAGCGCGAGCCGGACGAGACGTTCCTCCGCGCCGTTGAAGAACAACTGAGCGTCCCGGAGGACCGGAAAGACGACTTCCGTCAGGAGGTGTCGAACTGGGTGAGCCGCCGGGCCCGCGAGGGCGATACGTTCCACCCGCAGGACAACGACCGGCTGCGCCGCGCGCTCGAACGCAAGCTCTGGGCGGACAAGAAGCACAACATCAACTTCTCCGCGCTGGTGTCGGCGAACGACCTCGGCGAGGAGCGCTCCGGCTGGGTGGACGCGCTCACGGACCGCGGCTACTCGACGGACGGCGCGCTGGAGGTGTTGGAGTTCGCCGGCGCGGAGGTCGCGAAGGCGGAGTTGACCGATGACGAGTAA
- a CDS encoding kinase anchor protein, protein MTSNYIASADAALTGAYDDPLSLREFVDSLAEHPERAAGATEYVLAAVESFGTRPVIEDGEELERYRFFDDPANDGEHAVLGNSRELNGFVEDLRAIASGRAKAEKILWFAGPTATGKSEFKRCLVAGLRAYSQTPAGRRYTVEWNVASGDGGGADFTYGDGIPVEREDDWYASPVQSHPLSVFPPGTRAEILADAGVLTPALADIDPFCREAYDVLEERYRRAGRDDLFTAVSDPGHVRVKNYVVDVGRGVGVLHAEDAGTPKERLVGSWMPELLASLDSRGRKNPQAFSYDGVLSQGNGGVTVVEDATQHADLLQKLLNVPDEKRVKLDKGVGMDLDTQLVVISNLDLEATLNQHADRQSHDPLKALKRRLDKREFTYLTNVSLEAQLLRRELAGATELWTDTDADAIDERVRAPLVLPGGRDGGERELAPHAVEAAALFDVVTRLDETGELSLVEKALLYDAGELGEGDDVRTREDFDFDDETEGRTGVPVTYTRDVVADLLAERSERRHPDLAVESVVMPADVLDALAARMDDAPVLSRAERETFRERVDGVRERVLDRQTRDVFAAATADVTVDAETVADYVEHVYAWATGGDVEDAHGERVEPDALRLKVFETEHLGRFDESDYRGVEPRSAVSEFREGTILPALNRHAWESRTTGFAVGDVDLTDIPVIRSVLEATDAEDVARAFPDLDPAQWAEPPEGTETARVKAATVERLVADAGYTPASAELTSRAVMAEVEESWD, encoded by the coding sequence ATGACGAGTAATTACATCGCGAGCGCGGACGCGGCGCTGACGGGCGCGTACGACGACCCGCTCTCGCTGCGAGAGTTCGTCGACTCGCTCGCCGAGCATCCGGAGCGGGCGGCGGGCGCGACGGAGTACGTGCTCGCGGCGGTGGAGTCGTTCGGGACGCGACCCGTCATCGAGGACGGCGAGGAACTCGAACGCTACCGGTTCTTCGACGACCCCGCGAACGACGGCGAGCACGCCGTCCTCGGGAACTCCCGCGAGCTGAACGGGTTCGTCGAGGACCTGCGCGCTATCGCGTCGGGGCGGGCGAAAGCGGAGAAGATTCTCTGGTTCGCCGGGCCGACGGCAACCGGAAAGTCGGAGTTCAAGCGGTGTCTGGTCGCGGGGCTGCGGGCGTACTCGCAGACGCCCGCGGGTCGCCGGTACACCGTGGAGTGGAACGTCGCGTCGGGCGACGGCGGCGGCGCGGACTTCACGTACGGCGACGGCATCCCGGTCGAGCGCGAGGACGACTGGTACGCCTCGCCGGTGCAGAGCCACCCGCTCTCGGTCTTCCCGCCGGGGACGCGCGCGGAGATACTCGCGGACGCGGGCGTGTTGACGCCGGCGCTCGCGGACATCGACCCGTTCTGCCGGGAGGCGTACGACGTCCTCGAAGAGCGCTACCGGCGGGCGGGCCGCGACGACCTCTTCACGGCCGTCTCGGACCCCGGCCACGTGCGCGTGAAGAACTACGTCGTGGACGTCGGCCGTGGCGTCGGCGTGCTGCACGCGGAGGACGCGGGCACGCCGAAAGAACGCCTCGTCGGATCGTGGATGCCCGAGCTCCTCGCGAGCCTCGACAGCAGGGGGCGGAAGAACCCGCAGGCGTTCAGCTACGACGGCGTGCTCAGCCAGGGGAACGGCGGCGTCACGGTCGTCGAGGACGCGACGCAGCACGCGGACCTCCTGCAGAAGCTGCTCAACGTCCCCGACGAGAAACGCGTGAAACTCGACAAGGGCGTCGGGATGGACCTCGACACCCAGCTGGTCGTCATCTCGAACCTCGACCTCGAAGCGACGCTGAACCAGCACGCCGACCGGCAGAGCCACGACCCGCTGAAGGCGCTGAAACGCCGCCTCGACAAACGCGAGTTCACCTACCTCACGAACGTGAGCCTGGAGGCGCAGCTCCTCCGGCGGGAGCTCGCGGGCGCGACGGAGCTCTGGACGGACACGGACGCGGACGCCATCGACGAGCGCGTGCGCGCCCCGCTCGTCCTGCCGGGCGGCCGCGACGGCGGGGAGCGCGAACTCGCGCCGCACGCCGTCGAAGCCGCCGCGCTCTTCGACGTCGTCACCCGCCTCGACGAGACGGGGGAACTCTCGCTCGTGGAGAAAGCGTTGCTCTACGACGCCGGCGAGCTCGGCGAGGGCGACGACGTGCGGACGCGAGAGGACTTCGACTTCGACGACGAGACCGAGGGGCGGACGGGCGTGCCCGTGACGTACACGCGGGACGTCGTCGCGGACCTCCTCGCGGAGCGCTCAGAGCGTCGCCACCCCGACCTCGCCGTGGAGTCAGTGGTGATGCCCGCCGACGTGCTGGACGCGCTCGCCGCGCGGATGGACGACGCGCCGGTGCTGTCGCGCGCGGAGCGCGAGACGTTCAGAGAGCGCGTCGACGGCGTGCGCGAGCGCGTGCTCGACCGGCAGACGCGCGACGTGTTCGCCGCCGCGACCGCGGACGTGACGGTGGACGCGGAGACGGTCGCGGACTACGTCGAGCACGTCTACGCGTGGGCGACCGGCGGTGACGTCGAGGACGCGCACGGCGAGCGCGTCGAACCCGACGCGCTCCGCCTGAAGGTCTTCGAGACCGAGCACCTCGGGCGGTTCGACGAGAGCGACTACCGGGGCGTGGAGCCGCGGTCCGCCGTGAGCGAGTTCCGCGAAGGCACGATTCTCCCCGCGCTGAACCGGCACGCGTGGGAGAGCCGGACGACGGGGTTCGCGGTCGGCGACGTCGACCTGACGGACATCCCCGTCATCCGGTCGGTGCTCGAAGCGACGGACGCCGAGGACGTCGCGCGGGCGTTCCCGGACCTCGACCCCGCGCAGTGGGCGGAGCCGCCCGAAGGAACGGAGACCGCACGCGTGAAGGCCGCGACCGTCGAGCGCCTCGTCGCCGACGCCGGCTACACGCCGGCGTCCGCCGAACTGACGAGTCGCGCCGTGATGGCCGAAGTGGAGGAGTCATGGGACTGA